The genome window CTGCTCCGCTGaagttattattgttgccTGTATTTGGAGCCGGACTATCGTCCGACAGGCTGTAGGTTGGACTCATATTATTCGAATCTTCTATTTTTGCAGATATGCTCGAGTTTGCCTTTGCTGAACCTTTCTCAACGAACCTTATTTTCCCGCTGTAGGGTTGGTTGGGTGCCATAAAATCTGCACTTTTCagtttttcttcaattgtcTTTGCTTTTGCTTTATAGAGTGTAGGCTTTGGCCATTTCGGTTTATTAATTGACATTCTTTTGGGACAGTTAACAATCTCTCATTCcctttattcaaatattcagCCACGGAGGAAACAAAGAGGGATGTGTGATGtaaaaaaacaatgaaTACTGCAACAGAATGGAATTGAGGAGCAGCAGAAATAGAAAGAAGGGCAAACGGGTTGAACAATGCTTGAATACACAGAACAGTTCCAGAAGCCATTGggaattgaaaaacaaaaacGTTATCCATCATGCCaatacacacacacatatatatatattaatgaaagaaagaaagaaaaaaacagtTGTATATTTTCTGTGATAAAGCACCGTTCTCAGGGTACGTGCATACATGGCTATAGCACATGAACTGTCGaaaagaagataatgaCAACAAGAAGTTTCCGACGGCTGAGAACAAGATGAACCAGTTGGACAACCTTTCAGACATTTTTCAGTGTCTCTTGACGTGGTTTGCAGTatgtaattttttgatagaATATAGTTTAATTTAAACTTAAATTCATGCGAAGACATAGAAGAGGACAACAACAGCAAAACGAAAACACACAAAAAAAAGTTTCGAACAGGCATATGAAGAGTCAGATCGATCGATACCATCAATTGTTTCGAGAGGCCCAATGCTATGTGTCCTTTTCAGCAAAACAGAAGACAACAACCACTGCCACCTCCAAAAAGTGCTTCTGAACAGCTGTCCCGGTTATCTTGGCTTGCTGCCGTGCTAGGAAATGTGTTGTTGGTCCTGCTGAAGTCGAACTTTTCGAAAAGTTAAAAACACAAAAGCGCCCaacatttcttttaatttcgagctaattttaaaattctCGAAAGTCGTGCAGGGATTGGTGTCAGAAAACAGCGAAACCCGCCGAATAGTTGCTAATCATGGGATAAGAGTCGGGCGGCCAACGAAGAGACCGCTGAGAGAGACCCCGAGCTCTGTGCAGTGCTCCTGAGCAAGGGATAAGATGCCATTAATTGGTTTATCGAAGAACGGTCCGGAGCGGCCAGAACTTTTCCAATTCGCTACTTCGTAACATGCTGCTGATTAGAGAAAGACGAATTTCGCAAAAAAATAGGCGTGTCGGCCCTTCGTGTCCGGGGGTCTGCTGCGGGAGATGGGCGACGAGGGGCCGATGGCGATGGACACAAAGTGAATTCCCGGACCGAGAATTTCGTTGAACAAAAGTGAAGTTTCGAGGAGGGGCGTGCGGGCCAAGAGAAGGCCCCGCGCGTTTTTGTGTACCAACTGGGCAATGGGAACTTTTGCGCGCCGTGTGAGGGGACTGCTGGCCCCGTGCCACAGTTTTTGCTTGGCGGGTGCGCGAGGCCGGTCGTCAGCCACGATTTCCTGTGAAGAGGGGCGTTCTTTGCGGGTCGTCGCTGCCAGCCATCTAGGCACTGCGGCCTGCTGTCAGCAATCGGCGAACCATTACGCCATCAGCTTCGCAGACTGTCCGTGCCTAATCAGGAAAAGCCCGCGAAGCAGAGAAAATAGGCGTGAGGTATTATCGGAGCGGTTCTCTGCCCAACAGAAGGCCGTGCGCGCACTCGTCCTTCCCGATGCTTCTGTCAGGACATTGCTCATGGACGGTTCCAATCCACCAGTAATCGCCGCGCAGGGCCAGCATGGAACGCCTTTCCAGAGATTCTGAGAATGTTTTGTGACTGTGTGTTCGCAAGGGTGGGCGGCCGTCAGAGAACACCGCGACAGTGAGTGGGTTTAAAATGATAAGCGCTCTGTTTGTCAGATGCTGAAACGtttgtattatatatatatatgctcTTACTAAACTCGGGTATACACACGCAAGGATTCATCGCGACAAGCATTAACACTCTCTTGGCCGAGTTTCAACCCGTAGCGTCAACGTCTTGACTTTCAAGAAGCATTCTGCGCGTCCGTTCCTCGAATCTTAAAATGCACCATCTAGTGCAACAGGTAAAAAGTGTCGTATGATCTTATGCATTGTCGCTTCTCTTTTAGAGGGCTGATTGAACATCTGAGATCCGATCTGATTCGGAGTGGCTGATTAACACATGAACCGCAAAATTCGTGTTCACGTTGCTTGTGGATTTCGTAATTGGGAGGTTCCACGCATATGTCTGTTTCGGGAAAACCCATTTACAGCACATGGAGCCAACATGGCTTCTGCCACTCTCGTAGCGAGGCCGATATCAACCCTTCTACTTTCTCACCGGATACAAACATACATATAGTTGTAAAGTTGTCGGTGCTAGTAATATCTCGGGGCTAATTCATGCGAGGGCACCATGTAAATTGCGTTCGATTCAGTAGTCGTAGACGCGTGTGCACTATTGCTTGTGTTATCCATCACTCTCGTTGTCGTTGTCGTTGGATGTACATTTCCATGGATCGCACCCGGCGTAGTGGTTATTGTAGTAATTGTCATGCTGCCTGTGCTTGCGTTTACCGTTGTCTCATTCATAGTCTGTTCATATGTCGGCACGGCACTTAGCGGAATAATCCGATTATTCTCACGAGTTTCCTCCTTCACAGTGCTTCTGGGTTCGTTGCTCGTTTCGTCATCCGGCGCAGCTGCATTTGTGTCCGCCGTTTGGGTTTCCAACACGCTTCCCATCCCAGTCGAAGTTGAAGtattataatgaattaatttatcttttgtTCTGTCGCGGTAATTTGGAGGTGCTGCGTTATCGACAAACAAGGGATTTGAATTGTTGACAGCTGCTGCCGTCATGCCACTTATATCATTAGCACTGCCatcattgaataaattaacaaatttcCCGGATCTGAAGTGGATATTTCCTTCAATCTTATCTAATATCACGTATCTACCTTTAATACCAAACTGTGGCGAAACATACAGCAGTACGGGAAGGTTTGCTTTTATTTCTAATGTCTTTTGCTCGCCGTTTTCGGCAATTCTTTTCATAAATATCTGGATGGTCAATTTGTGTCGTACTTGAACAAGTTCATTCACGATGTCGCAATCCTGggttaatttttttaaatcgTCTggtatttttatcattgaaTCTATTTCAACTTTCTCAATTAATGTCCCGGTTCTTTCATTGATGGTTACAAATCCATCGAAATCGGTCATAGACTGTTTAAAAGTATTTACACTGTCATCATAAAATGTATTACTGCAATCTTTCATCGAATAGAATTGAACAAGCGTAGCAGTGATCTTTTCAAGCTTATAATTCTTTTGGAAGGGGAATATCTTAATGCTGATCGGGGTATACCCGCCAATGGGAATGGCTCTACTCGGAATACTAACCTCATACTGTAATTTATTAGCCCATGTGTTTCCGACCTTCATTTCCTCTTGAATCGCAAGATTATCAAAACTCAACGTCCGAAATATCCTcatatatttgaaacatttGTAGGTATAAAAGGACATATTTGAGCTGGTTCCTGTCATTGCCAAACTTAAGTTctcatttaaataattatcgTTGTCATCTCGTATTATGGAAGTAAAACCCTTAGCTTTTCTGGCTCTTTCGATATGGGCTTCAaagttatataatatactaGCACTTTGTAGTCCTTCTATTGTTTCGGGTATTTCACGAGGAAGCATGACTTTAAAGGGAAGTTCATAGTTTCCCTTTTgcaattgaaattgaatctGTGTAGAAGACGACATTGAATTCAACTCTTCCCGCATATGAGCGTATGGAGTTCCACTGGTACCACTGATAGGAAGTTCTAATACATTAGCTCCATAAAATGAActctttttaattaatttagatAGACCAGAggataaatatttacttttacTCGCTTGACTTCTATCATTATCAGATGATTCCAAATTTGGCGTACTATCTCTAGCATTGTCATTAGTGTATACATTTGGACTTGTTCTTGCCATACCATCAAAATTTGACGTCGAATTTCCAGGTTCCTCAGTATTATACATAGAGTTGTGTCTTGTGTCTGATCCTATTGTTATTGTCCCCTGGGGGgaaatcaataaattatcaaacgTAGCCTCAAATATCTTATCTTTCTCCTTTATTACAGAAGCTAATTTACCGGCATTTTTAAAACGACCATATTGCATAAATTCCAATTTAAAAACACCtgtaaattttaatgaaaccTTCTTGACTACAACATCATCATTCAAGGAAAACACCAACTTACCACTTAAAATATATGGATCTGTCTCTAATGGTGACCCTTgcaaaataatgatatctTTATATGGGGAATCTACCCGTATATCCAAATATACAACCGGCGACTTAGCTTTCTTGGCAGAATTGCTTGCACCAGTTAAATATGTTTTCGAAAACATTTTATTGGTAGTTGTTTTTTAAAGCTATTCGTAATACCTATTCTTTTCTTGAAAAGCTACAATAACAGCGAAATCTCCTTAATATAGAGAGTGATAGTAACTATTTAGATCCAACTGTAAAAGTCAAAGTGCTTACTTGTAATCCAACTAATACCGTCTTAAACTGTTGATTAAATTAACTTCTAAAcatatattatcaattctttaaagtgataattgatattctgtttgatattattttccaatCGGCGATGACTGCCTTAAAcgaatattgaaatttatgttaaataaataaatgattcTAACTAAAAAGGTCCTGTCAGTTAgttaaagatatatatatatatatatatatatatctgaatCAATGTTTAATCTGGTTTATTATGTAATATCTAAAAGCTGACAATTTCACTCTCCCAGGAAACAATGGGTCATTTTGGTTTGTGTACACAACAATTTTAGTTAACCAAACTATTTCAGGTACTCAATAATGCAATATCTAGAGCTGCCGACTGAGGTTCTCTCTATTATCTGTGAAAACTTGGATATAAAGGACATACTGAAACTCAGGTTATGCAATAAGAAACTTAGCAACTTAATATTGTATTTAGAATTCTGGAAGGAGATATCTCGAAGAAACTGGACATGCCACATAGACGATGATTTGATATTACAAAGTCATATTAATTGTCATAGGGAtgcaatttttgaaataggTACACAATGGTTTTATTTCTATAAAAGGTATTTTGTAATGGAGCATGACATTCTAAATAAGGTCAAAACAATTACAACTCATCTGAACTCAGCAACATCATACGTTGAAAAGTCTAAGCAAATTATCATGGAGAGTGATTACGATATTTATTTTGCATTaagtaatattattaataccAGTATTAACAGTTATAAGGAAAAGATTTATAATCAATCTTTTGAGATCACCTCTATATGCAAAAGATTAAATTTGACATTACTGACAAACTTGTTCATAGAAGAATTTTATCCCAAAATACTATTGTCTTCCGATATTTTTGACTTAGAATCAAATGTTTTATTGCCCCTATCTTTAATAGATCCAAGTTATCACTATTTGCATTGTTATAGAGCTATTTTCTATCGCTCCTTTGAGAAACATATTGTTAGCAAATTCACTACAATCGATGATTTTTTAGACCACTCTCTTGTACAGAGAGTATTGGAAATATCgacatatttaaataataatttaaaaggAGTATACCAAAACAATGATAACTATACTTGCATAAACAATTATAGTTTGCTGCGTATATATTCCAAAGCCAATGCTGGAAGGCCAATTTTACGGTTAGTCATCTTACAGTATCTTTTAAACAAGTACCATGTAATATCGGTAATTTCCAACAATATTTTGACCATTAGAGGTAATGGCAAAGAACATGTTTGTTACAtaattattgataaaacTCTACGCTTTAAACTTGTGAATAAACAGAACATGTTATCCATTTTATTGGAAGCTTATGGTCGAACTGGATATCGAGAATCTAGAGAACTCTTTTTTAGAAAATTCTTCAACCCACTCCGTGGTAAAGATCTCTTAAACATGCTTCTTGAAGAAGTATGTGAAAACATAGCAATTGAAAACGACCCCATACCTGTTGAAGAAAGTACTATATGTCCCGAAAATATGAGATCAGATGTTTTTAAATACCTTGCTATAATTAATCATCTCTGGACTCCAACAAATAATGAACTTGATTCATTCGATTATGTTTTATACCCACAGCTATTTTCTTATAAAGGTATAGTTCGAGAAGAGAAAGTGGCCCTGTCATATTGGAACCTACCCATCCATAATAAGCTACAGTTGAATATGGAAAACATTGGGTATATTCAGCAATTTGACACACGCATgaaagtaataatattcgAAAATACAGTACATAGAATACACATGGATAGTAACGGGACTATAACTAGAACAAGTAGAACCTATACTCAGGGTCAAAATTTATTGAGTGGTCCCAAGTTGGAGCAGtttgttttcaatatctCAGTATTACATTTTGgcaaatatttcaaatcttttaattggAATGATAAAAGGTTTATAATGAATGAGAACTATCgattattattagagaAACACATCAAGCATATAACTGAAATAAGCCAAAAATTGCATTGAAGAATATTTCATGATCATttaagtaaatatatacaaagATGGCTTTAGATAATTATGAGAATATTAAGCTATAGCATGAAAGCATTCGACAAATCGATCTCTTTTCAAACAAATCGCAAAAAAGACATAATCATGCAATCATGTACCAGATACCATCGATTTTAAAACATCTGCGACCTCATTTCATATGCATTCAtttaattacaattaataacaCACTACATTTATATACCTGGCTGACCttaaaatgtttaaatTCTAAAAGTTTTCAAGGCCTAACTTTAACGTGTCGccaaaaaattaaatataccTATAAATTTCAACACAATAAAATTCGTAAATGAACTATTTATGGAAGtgtaatatatttcagTAATCgttatttgtatatttattaaatctaCCAAGCTGAAAAAGGATTACTTTGTTTAGTAGTAGTTTATATATCCTGTATATTACCATCTACAACAGCAGTGATCGTGTTATTTAGATTTTCAGATCAAGGATATTATAAAGGGTTATAGAATATTTTTCCAAtaattattcttttaaagGTATTTTGTAAAGATAATTTTGCACCATTCCATATATGCATTTTATGCAATTTATAACTGATTgtgttatttaatttatattaagaataaaaagaattataatattgaacTCTATGGA of Tetrapisispora phaffii CBS 4417 chromosome 6, complete genome contains these proteins:
- the ART5 gene encoding Art5p (similar to Saccharomyces cerevisiae YGR068C; ancestral locus Anc_4.215), which codes for MFSKTYLTGASNSAKKAKSPVVYLDIRVDSPYKDIIILQGSPLETDPYILSGKLVFSLNDDVVVKKVSLKFTGVFKLEFMQYGRFKNAGKLASVIKEKDKIFEATFDNLLISPQGTITIGSDTRHNSMYNTEEPGNSTSNFDGMARTSPNVYTNDNARDSTPNLESSDNDRSQASKSKYLSSGLSKLIKKSSFYGANVLELPISGTSGTPYAHMREELNSMSSSTQIQFQLQKGNYELPFKVMLPREIPETIEGLQSASILYNFEAHIERARKAKGFTSIIRDDNDNYLNENLSLAMTGTSSNMSFYTYKCFKYMRIFRTLSFDNLAIQEEMKVGNTWANKLQYEVSIPSRAIPIGGYTPISIKIFPFQKNYKLEKITATLVQFYSMKDCSNTFYDDSVNTFKQSMTDFDGFVTINERTGTLIEKVEIDSMIKIPDDLKKLTQDCDIVNELVQVRHKLTIQIFMKRIAENGEQKTLEIKANLPVLLYVSPQFGIKGRYVILDKIEGNIHFRSGKFVNLFNDGSANDISGMTAAAVNNSNPLFVDNAAPPNYRDRTKDKLIHYNTSTSTGMGSVLETQTADTNAAAPDDETSNEPRSTVKEETRENNRIIPLSAVPTYEQTMNETTVNASTGSMTITTITTTPGAIHGNVHPTTTTTRVMDNTSNSAHASTTTESNAIYMVPSHELAPRYY
- the MDM30 gene encoding SCF ubiquitin ligase complex subunit MDM30 (similar to Saccharomyces cerevisiae MDM30 (YLR368W); ancestral locus Anc_4.216): MQYLELPTEVLSIICENLDIKDILKLRLCNKKLSNLILYLEFWKEISRRNWTCHIDDDLILQSHINCHRDAIFEIGTQWFYFYKRYFVMEHDILNKVKTITTHLNSATSYVEKSKQIIMESDYDIYFALSNIINTSINSYKEKIYNQSFEITSICKRLNLTLLTNLFIEEFYPKILLSSDIFDLESNVLLPLSLIDPSYHYLHCYRAIFYRSFEKHIVSKFTTIDDFLDHSLVQRVLEISTYLNNNLKGVYQNNDNYTCINNYSLLRIYSKANAGRPILRLVILQYLLNKYHVISVISNNILTIRGNGKEHVCYIIIDKTLRFKLVNKQNMLSILLEAYGRTGYRESRELFFRKFFNPLRGKDLLNMLLEEVCENIAIENDPIPVEESTICPENMRSDVFKYLAIINHLWTPTNNELDSFDYVLYPQLFSYKGIVREEKVALSYWNLPIHNKLQLNMENIGYIQQFDTRMKVIIFENTVHRIHMDSNGTITRTSRTYTQGQNLLSGPKLEQFVFNISVLHFGKYFKSFNWNDKRFIMNENYRLLLEKHIKHITEISQKLH